The following are from one region of the Rhodopirellula sp. P2 genome:
- a CDS encoding tyrosine-type recombinase/integrase — translation MAPSEEHSCKLTRRMAEDMLIRNMAPATIKAYTYHARRFAGFIGKPLGEATVEDVRTFQLYLIQEKKVAYSSFNQAVCALRFLYTHTIRVPWPVTMVPFGKRPKTLPIVLSRHEIDKLLQCTANLKHRTFLMTLYSAGLRFSEAAHLRIADIDSDRMMIHVRHAKGAKDRLVPLSPRLLTELRVYWKKYRPTDLLFPGNSATKTYADTSIQKAMKRSAEKAGIKKRVYPHVLRHSYATGLLEAGVDLLTISKLLGHASFVTTMIYLHCRREHLSSVPSPLDWLPVKQLPTYQPPQENSGISEPNSPS, via the coding sequence ATGGCTCCCTCCGAAGAACATTCTTGCAAGCTGACTCGCCGAATGGCTGAGGACATGCTCATCCGAAACATGGCCCCCGCAACCATCAAGGCTTACACCTATCACGCCAGAAGGTTTGCCGGGTTCATCGGTAAACCGCTCGGCGAAGCAACCGTCGAAGACGTTAGAACCTTCCAGCTTTACCTGATCCAAGAGAAGAAGGTCGCCTATAGCTCATTCAACCAAGCGGTTTGCGCGCTACGGTTTCTGTACACGCACACCATCCGGGTCCCTTGGCCCGTCACGATGGTTCCTTTCGGGAAACGGCCCAAGACCTTGCCGATCGTGCTCAGTCGCCACGAAATCGACAAGCTGCTTCAATGCACCGCCAACCTGAAACACCGAACCTTTCTGATGACGCTGTACTCGGCGGGGCTCCGGTTCTCCGAAGCGGCCCACTTGAGGATCGCCGACATCGACTCGGATCGGATGATGATTCACGTCCGACACGCCAAGGGAGCCAAGGATCGACTGGTGCCGCTCTCGCCAAGGCTCTTGACCGAGTTGAGGGTTTACTGGAAGAAGTACAGGCCGACCGACTTGCTGTTCCCCGGCAACTCAGCGACCAAGACCTACGCCGACACGTCGATTCAAAAAGCGATGAAGCGGTCTGCCGAGAAAGCGGGAATCAAGAAACGAGTGTATCCGCATGTGCTCAGGCACTCTTACGCGACCGGACTGCTCGAAGCGGGCGTGGACTTGCTGACGATCAGCAAGTTACTCGGGCACGCGAGTTTCGTCACCACGATGATCTATCTGCACTGCCGGCGGGAGCACCTTTCCAGCGTCCCCAGTCCACTGGATTGGTTACCGGTGAAGCAACTGCCGACGTATCAGCCGCCCCAAGAGAACAGCGGGATCTCGGAGCCCAACAGCCCAAGCTAA
- a CDS encoding IS91 family transposase: MVTGEATADVSAAPREQRDLGAQQPKLSLTDILRLGATGAVNDSTCPQVQSVLAKISLCRTHVMGGRKFQCRDCDEVTSLYNSCGDRHCPTCSGGKRVDFNDRASNLILPGVTYYQVVFTLPSELSELALANREEMADLLVGSAWKSLSTQIKAEQDYDPAAISVLHTWNQKLEAHWHVHLLVPGEGPRLNHSKGLSGAGWKQATAPPDAKNSDGFHLVRAAALRETYRTRAIAKLRRLRRAGKLKLGGKFEHLQEDEHWDAFIEKLESKNWVAFIQPPPAATSSATQVVNYLTRYLTGGPISDHRITSANGREVTFLAREGVKAGGDRRQVPITLKTSDFVRRWCLHIQPDQLTKTRYFGGWSNNRQATYSARCQELLESLGRDVSTVDEATCEEEHPDLLCEHCGSDRLELVAQTAKPSWKELMWRESDSCPWWYADLQRESHRKFWAESYGEGFYDWYRETQVESAKGILAEPTRRIQLPLPGFSPVRDHHESYLIDSF, translated from the coding sequence TTGGTTACCGGTGAAGCAACTGCCGACGTATCAGCCGCCCCAAGAGAACAGCGGGATCTCGGAGCCCAACAGCCCAAGCTAAGCCTCACCGATATCCTGCGGCTGGGTGCCACCGGCGCGGTCAACGATTCGACGTGCCCTCAAGTCCAAAGCGTGTTGGCGAAGATCTCTTTGTGCCGCACGCACGTGATGGGAGGACGCAAGTTCCAGTGTCGCGATTGTGACGAGGTCACGTCGCTTTACAACTCTTGCGGCGACCGGCATTGCCCGACCTGTAGCGGTGGCAAGCGAGTGGACTTCAACGACAGAGCATCGAATCTGATCCTGCCGGGAGTGACTTACTATCAAGTGGTCTTCACCCTCCCGAGCGAGTTGTCTGAGTTGGCGTTGGCGAATCGAGAAGAGATGGCAGACCTGCTGGTTGGTTCGGCTTGGAAGAGTCTTTCAACACAGATCAAAGCGGAGCAAGACTACGATCCGGCGGCCATCTCGGTGCTGCATACCTGGAATCAAAAACTGGAAGCTCACTGGCACGTGCACTTGTTGGTTCCCGGCGAAGGGCCCCGTCTCAACCATAGTAAAGGGCTCAGTGGTGCAGGTTGGAAGCAAGCGACGGCGCCGCCGGATGCCAAGAACTCCGATGGCTTTCACTTGGTTCGTGCTGCCGCACTTCGCGAGACCTACAGAACCAGAGCGATCGCGAAACTTCGACGACTTCGCCGGGCAGGCAAGCTGAAGCTGGGCGGCAAGTTTGAACATCTCCAAGAAGACGAGCACTGGGATGCATTCATCGAGAAGCTGGAATCGAAAAACTGGGTGGCCTTCATCCAGCCGCCTCCGGCCGCCACGAGCAGTGCCACTCAAGTGGTCAACTACCTGACGCGTTACCTGACCGGCGGTCCGATCAGCGACCACCGAATCACTTCGGCCAATGGTAGGGAAGTGACGTTCCTGGCCCGAGAAGGAGTGAAAGCTGGCGGGGATCGCCGGCAAGTTCCGATCACCCTGAAGACGAGCGACTTCGTTCGTCGCTGGTGTCTTCACATCCAGCCGGACCAGTTGACCAAGACACGCTACTTCGGTGGCTGGTCCAACAACCGGCAAGCGACCTATTCGGCTCGATGCCAGGAGTTGCTCGAGTCACTTGGACGCGATGTGTCAACGGTCGACGAAGCGACGTGCGAAGAGGAGCATCCCGACTTGCTGTGCGAGCACTGCGGCAGTGACCGATTGGAGCTGGTCGCTCAGACGGCGAAGCCATCTTGGAAAGAACTGATGTGGCGAGAGAGCGACAGTTGCCCGTGGTGGTATGCCGACCTGCAACGCGAATCGCATCGGAAGTTCTGGGCGGAGTCCTATGGGGAGGGATTTTACGATTGGTACAGGGAAACTCAGGTAGAAAGTGCAAAGGGAATCTTGGCGGAACCAACTCGCCGGATTCAGCTACCGCTGCCAGGATTTTCGCCAGTTCGAGACCATCATGAGTCGTATCTGATAGACTCGTTCTAG
- a CDS encoding DUF4160 domain-containing protein — protein MPRISEFYGIAVYIYYRDHNPPHFHAIYGGSEAVIDIRTGAILEGKLPRRAGKLVAEWCELHRDELLADWALAESQQPLLPIEPLD, from the coding sequence ATGCCACGCATATCCGAATTCTACGGCATCGCCGTCTACATCTACTATCGGGACCACAATCCCCCGCATTTTCACGCAATCTATGGCGGATCGGAAGCGGTGATTGATATTCGCACTGGTGCTATACTGGAAGGAAAGCTTCCACGTCGCGCTGGTAAGCTCGTTGCCGAATGGTGCGAACTCCACCGCGACGAACTACTGGCTGACTGGGCACTCGCCGAATCTCAGCAGCCGCTGCTGCCCATCGAACCACTGGACTGA
- a CDS encoding DUF2442 domain-containing protein translates to MILHILDAELAGPFSLHLRFSDGCSATVDLRPLLTGPIFEPLLDPKVFAQFTVDPICKTVCWPNGADLAPEAIRSMVATEQEIV, encoded by the coding sequence ATGATTCTCCATATTCTCGACGCTGAACTCGCAGGGCCGTTTTCCCTGCACTTGCGGTTCAGTGATGGTTGCTCGGCTACCGTTGACCTGCGGCCATTGTTGACTGGTCCCATATTCGAGCCTCTGCTAGATCCGAAAGTCTTCGCACAATTTACCGTTGATCCGATATGCAAGACTGTTTGTTGGCCGAACGGTGCGGACCTCGCGCCCGAAGCAATTCGTTCCATGGTTGCGACCGAACAAGAAATCGTGTGA